In Kwoniella dendrophila CBS 6074 chromosome 7, complete sequence, the following proteins share a genomic window:
- a CDS encoding adenylylsulfate kinase has protein sequence MATNITFHPGAVTEDERNQLLNQKGATIWLTGLSASGKSTIATALEQHLLHKKLHAYRLDGDNIRFGLNKDLGFDQASRVENIRRIGEVSLLFSLSSTIAITAFISPYISDRELARSLHEKHSPAIPFIEVYVDAPLDVVESRDPKGLYKKARAGEIKDFTGISAPYEAPVKPEIHIRTDQVDVAGAVEIIVKYLEEQSLIPA, from the exons ATGGCTACCAATATCACTTTCCACCCAG GAGCTGTCACTGAAGATGAACGaaatcaattattgaatCAAAAAGGTGCTACTATCTGGTTAACAGGTTTAAGTGCTTCAGGTAAA TCCACCATCGCTACTGCTTTAGAACAACATCTCCTCCATAAAAAATTACACGCTTATAGattagatggtgataatATCAGATTTGGATTAAACAAG GATCTCGGTTTTGACCAAGCATCAAGAGTTGAAAAC ATCCGAAGAATCGGAGAAgtttcattattattctcattatcatcaacaatagcTATAACAGCTTTCATTTCACCTTATATTTCAGATAGAgaattagctagatcatTACATGAAAAACATTCTCCAGCAATTCCATTCATTGAAGTTTACGTTGATGCTCCTTTAGATGTTGTTGAATCAAGAGATCCAAAAGGTTTGTACAAAAAAGCTAGAGCTGGTGAAATCAAAG ACTTCACTGGTATTTCAGCACCTTATGAAGCTCCTGTCAAACCTGAAATTCACATTAGAACAGATCAAGTTGATGTTGCTGGTGCAGTAgaaatcatcgtcaaataCCTCGAAGAACAAAGTTTGATTCCTGCATAA
- a CDS encoding mitochondrial inner membrane protease ATP23 yields MSKSTLSETSIIDPTERSEEQNIIKNEKISNQEQISPPTIKGFEKWRLSLSNFTGLGLSEEEKEQNKLEKDWDKCESWKKNLMERSPMIVFLLDHLRKSGCEFNSSSIQCHPCPESRSGGFSKDHGILLCQNRFFNKKHLEDTLSHELLHAFDECKFKVDWLNLRHHACSEIRAANLSGDCRWTREVKRGFYSFNKQHQACVKRRAILSVIANPSCKSPEMAEKAVNEVWESCFKDTRPFDEIY; encoded by the exons atgtcaaaatcaacattatcagaaACATCAATAATAGATCCAACAGAAAGATCAGAAGAACAAAACATAataaaaaatgaaaaaatttCTAATCAAGAACAGATATCACCACCAACGATAAAAGGATTTGAAAAATGGAGATTATCATTATCGAATTTTACAGGATTAGGAttaagtgaagaagaaaaagaacaaaataaattagaaaaagattgGGATAAATGTGAAAGttggaaaaagaatttaatgGAAAGGA GCCCAATGATAGTTTTTTTATTAGATCATCTACGTAAATCAGGATGTGaatttaattcttcatcaattcaatGTCATCCATGTCCTGAATCACGTTCAGGTGGATTTTCAAAAGATCATGGTATTTTATTATGTCAAAATCGTTTTTTTAATAAAAAACATTTAGAAGATACTTTATCACATGAATTATTACATGCTTTTGATGAATGTAAATTTAAAGTTGATTGGTTAAATTTAAGACATCATGCTTGTTCtgaa ATAAGAGCAGCAAATTTATCAGGTGATTGTAGATGGACAAGAGAAGTTAAAAGAGGTTTTTATAGTTTTAATAAACAACATCAG GCGTGCGTCAAACGTCGTGCGATCTTATCAGTAATAGCAAATCCATCATgtaaatcacctgaaatgGCTGAAAAAGCTGTAAATGAAGTTTGGGAAAGTTGCTTTAAAGATACAAGACCTTTTGATGAGATTTATTAG